The genomic segment TGTAAGTGGAGGGGGGAAAGTTACTgtttgttgcttctttttttttaagattttatttatgtatgtatttgtcagagagagagagaacacaagcaggcagaggcagagagagagaagcaggctccccactgagcaaggagcctgatgtgggacttgatcccaggaccctaggatcataacctgagccgaaggcagtggcttaaccaactgagccccccaggtgtcccaactgTCTGTTGATTCTAATCAGAATCCAAGTTACCACTGACAATGTAGAATTTTATATCACTGTGCCTTTTTTTGAATTAAATGCATTTGGAATATAAAAGCGATACTAATGACGACGTAGTTGTTCCCAGCTATTTACCTGCTAAATCAagttaagaatgtattttttttttgaagaagtaATGGGTGACAAAGAACTGTCCACACTGTATGGGCCATCTCCCGAGCACCCAGTCTATACCCGGATTGTGCTGGGCTTTGGAAATGCAAAGATAATGAAGGCACTGTTTGCTTCAGGGAATCTGCAGTGTAATATAGAAATTTTCACGGTGTAATACAAGTGTAAGAAGTAATCTGAGATGTGACTGTCTGTCAGGACGAAGTAGGAAAATGTGCCAAAAGCGACATCTTAGAATATCAACAGTCCTTGCACTGAGCATGGGCTGAAGGAGCCCACCCTCAAAGGCAGGTAGCAGAGTTCAGTAGGGGCCGTGTAAATGGAATCAGGTTTAGTGTGGCTGCTTTGGAGGGTGGAGGGAAGATAAAGAGGGGGCCAGAGATCAAATCACTGAGGtcctctttttggttttgttattaatgaAATCTGTAATGAAATAATATTGGTTACAATAACAGAAATTAGGGCTTCAAAACTGGAcacctatgttttaaaaaaatatttagggaatgctttaaaaaaaaaccatcttaGGCATGCAAATATAACATATGTTAAGACgcttcaggggcacttgggtggtgcagttggttacaCGGTGACTCTTGGTTACCACtgaggtaatgatctcagggttgaggtcaagccccgcatcgggctccatgctcagcccagagtctgcttgggtctctctctctctctctccctctgcccctccacatgCCCCGCAACGTGAGCTCGCTCATGCACacactcaagctctctctctaaaatcaatagataggggtgcctgggtgcctcagttaagcctctgtcttcaactcaggtcatggtctcagggtcctgggattgagaacccacatcaggctctctgctcagcaggaagtctgcttccccctctctttgtctgcctctctgcctacttgtgatctctctctttctgtcaaataaataaaatctttaaaaaataaaaataaatatattttttcttttttttaaaagaagcttcaATGAAAGATACAAACTAACCATCCTATAGTACACCTGGGAAAAAATAGGAACCTGAGatgaaagtaaatttattttagaagctGCAGGCCCAGTCTCTGacttaaaacaaattataagaaTCCTCTTAATGTGAAAACTGCATGCTGTTGAAAATACAAGCTTTCCTCATTTTCTGTAAATGGGAGCAAAGTGTTCTATCTGAAAGCATACGAAAAAGCCATATTGAACACCTGCTTTGAGTATTTGATTTGAAGGAAAACACTTTCATTAGTTGGGCCTACCTCTTTCATAGCCTTATATCTTCAAGGTCTAATAGTCATACTACCCTTCCCCTGGAAGGTAAAAGAATGTCCTGACCTTAAGGGTGGTGGGACCTGGATTGTTATTACCAAGGACGCTAGGGACATTTCTTTGCAAATTTTGAATAGCAGTCCATTTGAGGTAACTTTAAGCCCTCTCGAATAAGCAGAATAGGTATATAGTTGCTTCTGATAGAATAATACAGACAATTATGGTTTTTCTAAGACCCTTTCTCACTCTGTGATCTTCTGAATGACTACCCAGAATTTCCAAAGAACAaactgtgcatgtgtgtatatatttgacTATGATTTGTTTTGGTgtggcaatatatttttttttcctgctcttatGTCTTTGTACAAAATTATATTGCAAAGGGTAAGCACCATtgctataattttctttatagttcCAACATGCTCCATAATAATTCTATTATGCTTTGATTGTATAGAATATTTGATAGCCTAGTACAAAGATAACAGCTACATTTCTTTAAACAAGTCTGTTATATCTTTGGGTTTATGCCAGAATAACTTTGAGGACTGTGATCAATGTAGCAGAATGTTTCTTTACAAAGTTATTTGCCCTGAGCTTCCTTTAAATAGCAAACTCCTCCagtgtgtcttatttttttcctgttagaacCTTGAATTCTGAATTTGTTGGTGCTTCAAGAAAAGGGCTTTGCCCATAATTCATGGTGCCCTGAACTTACAACACCAACTTGCATTTGGCCAATTAGGAACATGGTCAAATTGCACTTTTCTTGGGTCTATTCAGTTAATAAATGACACTTAACTGATGGTTTCTTTCATATAATGTTTAACAAGACTCCTAAGTTGCACTGATTATGCCCTCAGAGATGAGAGATCGATGATTAATTCAGGTGAGCACCTCTGAGAAGATTTGTCAGCTTCCTGTGCCACTCTAGCCAGATTTTCTGGAAAACCTTGGGAAATGACTGGAATTCCCCACCAATCTGAGATTGCAGATGAGTTTTCACAACATTAACTGGGAAAAACAAGATTCCCAACGTAGTGCCAGCAGACCTCCACAGACAAAATCATTGTCCAAATGAGCACTCTGAGTCATGGCAATCAGCAGATGTTCCTTAATGGGACTTCAAAAGCTGAAGAAAAGGATACTGCTGAATCCATTAGGGAAAAGAACAGGTACCAAGCCTCGATAATATTCTCTCATTCCATGGCATCTGAGTGCCTTAAAAACCTGGTAAGTGTTTGTAAATTTGTCATGATGTTTGCAGTCTTGAAGCAATGTCTGACCTCTTTCCAATGGAGTAAAAATTGCTTCTGTTGTCCCTGAAAGGACTGCAGCCACACTAGGGGTTGCTGACTCAGGGGTACAGATGTGCTTTTGGAGAAAGCAAGATAAGTCCTCCGTCAGACCAACCTAAGTGCCAGGGTGGTGGTCTTCTGCATCAGTGGGGGAAGGATTTCTCGGTACAAGTTTCAAAAGCCCTCCCTCCACAACTGAAGCACTGGGTCCCGGGCTTGGATTCCATACAGCTGCTGCTTAAAGAGCAACTTCCACGTGGGAGATGTGATTGTGGCATTGTTGAAAGCCACACAGTGGCCACACAAGTAATGTGTCATTTCACCAACATTTGCAACAGGAGGTGACAGATCTTGTTTTGAAGGTATTAGGATGGGTGGGCTTTTTTTCAGGAGCTTCTGAATCCACCATGTGGCTCAAGAGCTTTCTACTTTGTGGAGGATATTTTTAACCTTTAACACCATCTGGGTCTGGTGTTTGGAGGGATGGTAGTTTTTTGATAACTTGCTCACCGTCTTCCATTGTTACTGGTCTGTTAGGTTCTTCTGCGGTCAGTTTTGATCCTGGATTTGCTGAAATATCCAGGCTCCATGACAGTcttgacacagaaagaaaaatagaatagcCAACGGCAGCCATCTTTCTACTCGATCATGCTATTGCGGCGGCTGCACAGGTGCTGACCGTGACCAACACCCAACAACCCCCCCCAACcaaaagtgcattttaaaatatctactttACAGAATTCATTTTGAATACAAATGTAGAAACCGCTTAGTAGAGTTTGTGTCAAGTTGTTGTCTCACTAACCCatcagttttatattttgtcttgAAAGATGGACCCTGTACGGTCAACATCAGTTCCCGTTTACTCGTTGAGGCTAGACAAAGAATATGAAGTGCGTGTGAGATCCAGACAACGAAATTCTGAAAAGTACGGCGAGTTCAGTGAGGCGCTGTATGTAGCACTTCCTCAGATGAGCCCATTTGCATGTGAAGAAGGTAAACGATTTAAAATGTCAGCTGTCGTGGCTTTTGTCTATTAATAGAGTAATACATTGCCTGCGTTTCAGGGTGTTCAGATGTCAGGGTGAGAAACCTCAAGTTCACTCTTTTTAACAGATACTGTTCATTACAAAAATGGGAGGAGAACTTAGTCTGTGATGATTCGATTCAGGGGATGTCCAGGGGTGGGTGTAAGTTAGAGAGGGGAAGATGCACTAAGACGTCAATGGGGTGATCTCTGGAGGTCAGAATTTCAGATAATTCTTTTCTTCatacttttctatatttctaaagATTTCTATAATGAGTTTGTTTTGCATTGATAGTCCAAAAAGTTGCTTTTCAAATGCGTAGTGTAGAAATAGTGGATCCACATGAATGGGTAGATATGTGACATCTAAGGCAAAGCCTAATACCGTGTCAGCGTAGGTAGTCAATGGCAGCCGCTCTGGTTTTAGAAAGTTTAGGTACGGCTTTTACCTGGAGACAGGCTTATTAAGTCGCATGCTAGTTATGTGCCAGAATGACATAGAACATTTGAagatccagggcacctgggtggctcagtgggttaaagcctctgccttcggctcaggtcatgatcccagaatcctgggatcgagccccgcattgggctctctgctcggtggaaggtctgcttcctcctctctttctgcctgcttgtgatctctgtctgtcagataaataaacaaaatcttaaaaaaaaaaaaaaaaaagaagaagaagaagaacctatataagaaaaatacaaaggtaaTTCAAGTTCAAAGAAATGAGGATCTATGAATTCAGAATAAAAGAATTAGAACTTTAGACACAGAAAGAAGTCTGCTTAACCATGAGCAGTAGGTGTATAAAGTGTTCACTCCCACATGGGAATTAGCCGTACCGCCTCTGCAGTGAAGTTCTGTCTGAGTTGCTGAGGCCTGCTGACGAAATCACAAGCTGTAGAGAAACTGAACTGCTATTTCTGTGTTGATGCTATAGGTAGAACTCGTGATTCTAGAGAGCACTTAAATGAAAAAGCCTGTAGCCctgtttttctaagttttagttAACAGGCTTGATCTTTTAAACAGTATTTAATATAAtgaaattctgattttaaaagtacaCCTGAGGGACGCCcaggcggctcagtcagttaagcatctgccgtcagctcaggctgtgatcccgggatcctgggatcaagccccatgtcaggctccctgctcagtgaggagtttgcttctccctctccctctgcccctcccctgcttgtgctctctcgctctctctcaaataaataaataaaatcttttttaaaataataataaaatttaaaaagcaaaaagtacaTTTGCCACATACCCTTGAAGTTTATTGTGATGCCATTTAATTCAGTTAAGCATAGATCTCTTAACTGATTCTTCCTTCCATGTTTAAAGAAAGGTGAAGTTCTAGCTTTGCTATGTTCCTGAATATGTTATTGATATAAATACTTACAGATATCACAAGATACTAAGTGGCATTCTCTCCTCCACTAATTCTTTATAATAACCATCATATCTTCCTTAGGGATTTTAATaactgaataagaaaataaaaataacgaATATTACAACATAAAATCCCACTTTTAATAAAGCAACATTAAAGTCAGTTCTACCTGTCTTTTTGTGTAAAGCAGATAACCCTGAGGTGGAGTGAAGGGAgccttcttacactgttgttgggaaggTAAATTGGAGCAGCCACTTGGGAACACAGTATGGAGTCTTAAAGAAGAGAGTATTAAAATATAGAgtgttaaaaattgaaatatcggaccaggtggtgggtattatagagggcacggattgcatggagcactgggtgtggtgaaaaaataatgaatactgttatgctgaaaataaattaattaattttttaaaattgaaatatcggggtgcctgggtggctcagtgggttaaagcctctgccttcgactcaggtcgtgatcccagggtcctgcgatcgagccccacatcaggctgagcctgcttccacctctctctctctctctctctctgcctgcctctctgcctacttgtgatctctctctctctgtcaaataaataagtaaaatctttttgaaaaaaattgaaatgccatataatccagtaactccactactgggtatttacccaatgaaaataccagtttattcattcacctactaGTAGACATTTAGGCTGCTTCTGttatcttagctattataaataatgctgcaatgagcatgagagagagatagGTAGATCGATCAATCACGTCTTCATCTGTTATGGCATATTAGTCGTAATGAGGATGAAAGCTCACTATTCACAACAACACAGATGAAGCTAGggggtatgatgctaagtgaaataagtaggacagagaaagacacataccctgtgatttcatttatatgtgtaatctaaaaaaccaaaataaaatgaacaacaaagcaaagcagaaacagactcataaatacagaaaacaaactcgtggttgccagaggagaggacaTGTGGGAGGTTAggtgaaacagatgaaggggattaagaggtgcagacttccagttacaaaatgaataaaccaCAGGGATGAAAGGTGCAGCATAGGCAACATAGGCAGCAATATTGTAACAGCGTTGTAAGGTGACCTGTGGTAACTAGGGTTATCACAgtaagcactgaataatgtataaaattgttgaatcccctgttgtacacttgaaactaatagaacattgTATATCAACTTTATTCCAGTTAAAAAGTGGAGAACACTGGGAACCTACTGCGGGTAGCTGGTAGCCACTTGGTCTTAGGAAATGAAATTGAAGTTTGATGAACAAATTCCCCCAATTCTGCTCCCAAGTAGAAGATGGGAGCCCCTGTAGTGATCTTCCTCCATCAAAGGATATTTTGTAATCTGCAAAATATGTCTGCGTGTCTAAGAAGTTTCGGTTTTGATTCAAAAATAGAAGCTTTGCCCCCATCTTTTTTAATGGATTCTTAGTCTGGAGGGTAAACAATATTACCATACGTAAGATAGATaatagacagatggatagatggacagatagatagatagaggggaggggagggagggaggaagagaggaaggggggaggagagaagagcggagggggaaggggggagggaagcgagggaaggaaggaagaaaagaagagggagggagggaggggaatagCAGAGGCGAGGAGatgggaaggggggggggcaatggaggggggaggaagcggggaaggaaagaagacgaAATCAAGTGGCCATCATTTGGGTGAAGTAGTATGTTAACAAACAGCCTTTCTTTCTAGAGCTGAAACCACTTATGATGCACCCTGAGCACATGAGGTGCTTAAAACAGTTGTTGTGGACTTTTTATATAAACATGAATTGTGCTTAAACTGTTTGCTGcttcttcattttgattttttttatatgtgaaaagatttaaagaagtGAAGTAAGATACCCTTGAAACAGCAGATACTCCTACATCATTACTTTCTGTTTTAGTGGTTGTCAAGAGAAATCACTGACTTTACTAGATGAATAtaagttaagaaatatttttatgtgaaaaagaaaagtaaaatgtaaacaTCAACTATTCCTAATTCTATGAGTGAgataatattcttttgtgtttCAGATTTCCCATTTCCATGGTTCTTAATTATTATCTTTGGAATATTTGGGCTAACgatgatattatttttattcatattttctaaacAGCAAAGGTAGGTGTGAAAAAGTCTGTTTAGATGTTTTTGCCAGTGTTTTGATTTCCCaatgtgtttccatttgtttatttgatatttcttttgtaaatcatgagtaaaaattttaattaatgcaGTAAAATATTATCACTAGTTACGCATTTGCCCCTTTGTTGTGTTCATCATCGAGAATCTCTGGGTGTCTTTTCTACCTGGGAAAATGCATAGGACAAGGAGGCTGAGGCTAGTGGCCACAAACCTTGTGATCAGCTCCTCCTTAACAGGACTGTCATCTCAGAGCTGCCCCTTGATCTGTTCCAAGTCCTGAACGAGCTGGCCCATTCATTCTAGAACAACGGAGTGACACTGAACCTTTAGCTAAGTTTAACACAGTCCTATTGGACAAGCAAATGTTAGTGGCAAACGAAAGCCTCCTAAATAATTCAATTGAATAAAACCATTTTAGACTTCATATAATGGAAGTAAACCATTTTACTGGGTTTCGAGTACACCCAGgttttattgaaattattaaatttaattaaattattacaaACTACCCACATTTGTAAACACAGCtaaaattctttctaaatttgAAGAGATTGTGTTCTGTATTCTCTTGGTATCCTAACTCAGGTCCCAGTCATTATTCCGGTACTGCTGTTTGATCTTGTTTGaatctcttaacctctctgggctgcaTGTTCTCATGTGTAATAAAAGCATGTTGAACTGTATGACCCTTAAATTTCCCTTGAGCTGTAGAACGTAGAACTATCactgtttttcttcctgaaagaaaGTCCACACAGACTACAGGAAATTGTAAtacaaaatacaggaaaaatatcAGAGACGTTATTAGTACCAGTTGCAAATTTTCTTACATTTAGAGTATTTTTTAAGTCCCATggtcaaaaaataatttgaaggggttcctgggtggctcagtcggttaagcatctgccttcagcttaggtcatgatcccagggttctgggatggagccccaaattggactctgcgcagcagggaatctatttctccctctgcctgacgctcccccacttgtgcttgttTGCTCACTgtcagttaaagaaataaaatctttaaaaataataatttaaatatttagaacagAACATTTAAGTGCATCATAGAATTGGATATATAGATCCATATTGATCAGTTAGAGATAGTTCAAATTTAGTCTTTCCCAACTGTGATGAACCCTGCAATGACACCTGGTTTCTAAGAtcatcttaaataattttataattaatgtgAGCCACGCAGTGCAAACTTAGTCCATCCTTTTTTGAGGATGCAAATAATTTTGATTCCATGTGTactggttcttctttttcttttctttctacctcttctCTGCAAATTACTGATGAGATGTACATTAAAATTACCATCCTTATAGATGAAGTGGAAATTGGCTTTCAATGGAATCAAATTTCTCATTCACAAATAGTAATGGTGGCTCTCAAgacaaaaggggggaaaagattTTAGGAAACCATGTTTTACTTAAATTGGCTTCACATGAGGGCTTTCCTGTTgattttcgttcttttttttttttcttctatagttTTTCCTCATCATTTACTACTCcgtattttctttctcatattctGTATATGTGGAGTACCAGAAAATTTGGAATAAGTAATATTGCCACCAACATTTTATTCCTATCTTTTGATATAAGAGAATGTATAATTCTACAGATATGTCAAaccaaaatttcatttgttttcaaggATTAAGATGCTGATTCTTCCCCCTGTTCCAGTTCCAAAGATTAAAGGAATTGATCCAGATCTCCTCAAGGTACTTAATAAATTATCTAAGTGACAAAGACCATTGTCTTCTGTTGAGAGCTTTTGCAAGCTCTATgtatcatgtttcatttttaacccCTCTGGAGGAAAACGTTCCCAAATAACAGATCTTAAAATCATAAGAAAGtcttacatatttaaaagttCTACACTAACTAGTGTTTCTCATTATATGGTTTTGTTACTATTGTTCTTATCGTAACCGTAATTTCAGTCTGAGTGTTTTTTGTCAAATCCTTCATCATTGTGAGTTTCTATTCatatatctcattttctttctgtttcctaggAAGGAAAGTTAGAAGAGGTGAACACAATCCTAGCCATTCATGACAACTATAAACCTGAATTCTACAACGATGACTCTTGGGTTGAATTCATTGAGCTGGATATTGATGACCCAGAAGAAAAGACTGAAGGATCAGACACAGACAGACTCCTCAGCAGTGACCATGAGAAGTCACTTAACATCCTTGGGGCAAAGGATGATGACTCTGGACGTACCAGCTGTTATGAACCTGACCTTCTGGAGGCTGACTTCAATGCCAGTGACGTGTGTGACAGTACTTCAGAGGTTGCTCAGCCACAGAGGTTAAAAGGGGAAGTAGATCTCTTGTGCCTTGACCAGAAGAGTCAAAATAACTCACCCTCTGCTGATACTGCCCCTACCACTCAGCAGCCCAGTGTTATCCTGGCAAAGGAAGACAAAACAAGACCACTTCTTATCAGTGGATCTGAGTCAACCCATCAAGCTGCCCATCCTCAGCTGAGCAATCCAAGTTCACTGGCGAACATTGACTTTTATGCCCAGGTAAGCGACATTACTCCAGCCGGGAGTGTGGTCCTTTCCCCGGGCCAAAAGAATAAGGCAGGGATGTCCCCCTGTGACAGTCCTCCGGAAGTGGTCTCACTCTGCCAAGCGAACTTCATCATGGACAGTGCCTACTTCTGCGAGGCAGATGCCAAAAAGTGCATCACTGTGGCCCCTCCCGTCGAGGCTGAATCACGTGCAGAGCCCAGCTTTAACCAGGAAGACATTTACATCACCACAGAAAGCCTTACCACTACCGCTGGCCAATCTGGGACAGCAGAGCTGGCTCCAAGCTCGGAGAGGCCCGTCCCGGACTACACCTCCATTCACATCGTGCAGTCTCCGCGGGGCCTCGTGCTCAATGCCACGGCCTTGCCCTTGCCTGACAAAGAGTTTCTCTCATCGTGCGGCTACGTGAGCACAGACCAACTGAACAAAATCATGCCGTAGCCTTTCTCGGGTTTCCCACAAGGTCCCTATTTAATGGTAAAGAGTTGGCTAGGGCGTGAGTGCTTAAACCAAAACAATGTTTAaacctttgggggggggggggataggggAGTGGATTCTAAATGCCTTTTCCTGAAATGTTGAAACAtgatattaaaaaagagaagaagaagaaggcctAATGAGATCGATATTCCTATTgtgaattgtaaatatttttaaagaactgtctCAAAGACTGTTTAGTGGCGGTGATTGTCTTGTTAATGTGGGTGTTAATTGTGTGATACTAAGCATAGAATGGCTGTTTTTAATGTATAGTGAATCATGCTTTTTGAAAAAAGCGAAAAATCAGGTGGCTTTTG from the Mustela nigripes isolate SB6536 chromosome 12, MUSNIG.SB6536, whole genome shotgun sequence genome contains:
- the GHR gene encoding growth hormone receptor isoform X3 produces the protein MPWGPTGMDLWQVLLTLAVAGSSNAVSGSEATPAILGRASQSLQRVNPGPETNSSGKPQFTKCRSPELETFSCHWTDGINHGLKNPGSIQLFYIRRNTQEWTQEWKECPDYVSAGENSCYFNSSYTSIWIPYCIKLTSNGGMVDQKCFSVEEIVQPDPPIGLNWTLLNVSLTGIHADIQVRWEPPPNADVRKGWIVLEYELQYKEVNESQWKMMDPVRSTSVPVYSLRLDKEYEVRVRSRQRNSEKYGEFSEALYVALPQMSPFACEEDFPFPWFLIIIFGIFGLTMILFLFIFSKQQRIKMLILPPVPVPKIKGIDPDLLKEGKLEEVNTILAIHDNYKPEFYNDDSWVEFIELDIDDPEEKTEGSDTDRLLSSDHEKSLNILGAKDDDSGRTSCYEPDLLEADFNASDVCDSTSEVAQPQRLKGEVDLLCLDQKSQNNSPSADTAPTTQQPSVILAKEDKTRPLLISGSESTHQAAHPQLSNPSSLANIDFYAQVSDITPAGSVVLSPGQKNKAGMSPCDSPPEVVSLCQANFIMDSAYFCEADAKKCITVAPPVEAESRAEPSFNQEDIYITTESLTTTAGQSGTAELAPSSERPVPDYTSIHIVQSPRGLVLNATALPLPDKEFLSSCGYVSTDQLNKIMP
- the GHR gene encoding growth hormone receptor isoform X2, whose product is MRAAGPTGMDLWQVLLTLAVAGSSNAVSGSEATPAILGRASQSLQRVNPGPETNSSGKPQFTKCRSPELETFSCHWTDGINHGLKNPGSIQLFYIRRNTQEWTQEWKECPDYVSAGENSCYFNSSYTSIWIPYCIKLTSNGGMVDQKCFSVEEIVQPDPPIGLNWTLLNVSLTGIHADIQVRWEPPPNADVRKGWIVLEYELQYKEVNESQWKMMDPVRSTSVPVYSLRLDKEYEVRVRSRQRNSEKYGEFSEALYVALPQMSPFACEEDFPFPWFLIIIFGIFGLTMILFLFIFSKQQRIKMLILPPVPVPKIKGIDPDLLKEGKLEEVNTILAIHDNYKPEFYNDDSWVEFIELDIDDPEEKTEGSDTDRLLSSDHEKSLNILGAKDDDSGRTSCYEPDLLEADFNASDVCDSTSEVAQPQRLKGEVDLLCLDQKSQNNSPSADTAPTTQQPSVILAKEDKTRPLLISGSESTHQAAHPQLSNPSSLANIDFYAQVSDITPAGSVVLSPGQKNKAGMSPCDSPPEVVSLCQANFIMDSAYFCEADAKKCITVAPPVEAESRAEPSFNQEDIYITTESLTTTAGQSGTAELAPSSERPVPDYTSIHIVQSPRGLVLNATALPLPDKEFLSSCGYVSTDQLNKIMP
- the GHR gene encoding growth hormone receptor isoform X1: MLSLCRGPTGMDLWQVLLTLAVAGSSNAVSGSEATPAILGRASQSLQRVNPGPETNSSGKPQFTKCRSPELETFSCHWTDGINHGLKNPGSIQLFYIRRNTQEWTQEWKECPDYVSAGENSCYFNSSYTSIWIPYCIKLTSNGGMVDQKCFSVEEIVQPDPPIGLNWTLLNVSLTGIHADIQVRWEPPPNADVRKGWIVLEYELQYKEVNESQWKMMDPVRSTSVPVYSLRLDKEYEVRVRSRQRNSEKYGEFSEALYVALPQMSPFACEEDFPFPWFLIIIFGIFGLTMILFLFIFSKQQRIKMLILPPVPVPKIKGIDPDLLKEGKLEEVNTILAIHDNYKPEFYNDDSWVEFIELDIDDPEEKTEGSDTDRLLSSDHEKSLNILGAKDDDSGRTSCYEPDLLEADFNASDVCDSTSEVAQPQRLKGEVDLLCLDQKSQNNSPSADTAPTTQQPSVILAKEDKTRPLLISGSESTHQAAHPQLSNPSSLANIDFYAQVSDITPAGSVVLSPGQKNKAGMSPCDSPPEVVSLCQANFIMDSAYFCEADAKKCITVAPPVEAESRAEPSFNQEDIYITTESLTTTAGQSGTAELAPSSERPVPDYTSIHIVQSPRGLVLNATALPLPDKEFLSSCGYVSTDQLNKIMP